In Candidatus Aminicenantes bacterium, the genomic window GACCGCAATGGGTCTGGACCGAAGTGGTGAGCGGTGATTTATGCCCGAAAGGGTACTCTTCAAAAGCCTTTCCCTTTTTAAACCAGAGTGACGTGCAAACCCACACAAAATGGAAGAGAACCAAAGTTAAAAGTCGAAAGTAAAAAATCGGCTAGTGGCTATTGGCGCTGGGCGAACACTGACAGTCTCTTTCCAACTCTCCAACTCCCGATCTCTCCAACTTTCCAACTCTCATACAGGCATGTCAGTCCATTTTCTTTCGTGGAGGCACGAACCAGGTTGTGACCAGGGCGGTGGAACCGGCAACCAGGAAGGTAAGCAGGCGTGAGGTGATCTCTTTGTCCAGCCCGCTGCTGATCCAGAATATGGTAAAAACCATGCCCACGACAATGGTAATCAGGGCGGCCCGGCCGTGGAAGCGTTTCCAGAACAGGGACAGCAGAATCACCACGGAAAAGGTGCCGCCGATTCCGGCCCAAACGTAACTGACCAGGGTAAAAATCAGTTTGGATGGCGAGAAATAGGCCAGTATCAACGCCACAATGGCCAGCAGGGCGGTGATGACCCGCGAGTATAGCAAACCGTCCACTTTACTTCCCATTTGCTTGCGGGCGGGTTTGATCAGGTTTTCCGATAACTCCGTGGCCGACAGGATCAAGAGGGAGTCAGCCGTGGAGATCATGGCGGCAATGGCTCCGGTAATCAGGACGGCCGCGATGGTCGGGGGGAACAGCTCAAGAATCACCGCGGGCATCACGTATTCCTGGTCTTTCAGGCCACCGGGACCGAATATGGCGAGTCCGATCCATCCCAGGCAAAGGGCGCCGATGTAGGCCACAATGGTCCAGGCGATGCCGATGTTGCGGGCCTGCCTGGCCTGATGCGCGGAGCGGATGGCCATAAATCGCATGCTCAATTGCGGTTGACCACCCAGGTAGCCGAAGAACCATGAAAATCCGGCGGCAATCACAATGCCGGCGCCGAATCCCGATGCGGCGCCGGTCAGGGAATTGAAAGATGGGCCGGCCGCGGACAGGGCGCCGCCAATGGAATTTGCGAACAATCCGGGGTGGTTGGCGATGTAAATGACACCGACAATGGGTCCCACCACCAGGGCCGTGATCATGACTACGGCCTGTATTACGTCCGTATAAACAACACTGCGGAAGCCGCCGTAAATCGTGTAGGGCACGATGATCAACGCGGTGACGAGCATTCCCAGCCGGGGGTCGATACCGAACATGGTGTGTAGCGTTTTTCCGCCCCCGAGAAATTGCGCGCCTACGTAAAAGAAAAAGAAAAAGACAATGGTAGTGCTGCCCACCATGCGGATTTTTTTGCCTACTTCCCTGTGCTTTTTGGCGATGTACTCGGTGAAAGTGTTTACATCGTATTTCTCTGCTTCATCTCGCAGGCGCCAGGCAATGGCGACCCAGGCGGTAATGATTCCCGCCACGCAACCAATGGCCGTCCAGATTTCAGTCAGGCCCGTGGCATAGGCTGCACCGGGAAGCCCCAGCAGGGCCCAGGAAGATTCGCCGGTGGCCCGCTCCGATAGCGCGCCCGCCCAACCGGGCAGGTTGCGACCGGCAATGGCGTAATCGGACCCGGTTTTGACCTTGCGTCCCTGGTAAAGCCCCCAGAGGATCAATAAGCTCAGGTAGGCAATCATTACGGTCAGAATTTGGGTGGTTTGCGCTTCCATGAGACACTCCTTGCTCAGTCCCTATTCTAGCGGAAGGCGAAAATGGATTTCAAGGGGAAAGATGAAGTGTTGAAAAGAAGCTGACAGGAGACAGGAGCCTGTCGAAAGTCTAAAGCTGAAAGTCGAAAGTAAGAAGCCTACTTTTTTTCTACCTTCTACGTTCTACCGTTTGCAAGTACCAAAATGGCGGGAGGCTCTCTCCAACTTTTAAATGAAAAAATTTGGCAGGTGTCCGGACGGGTGACTTCTGCGGTTGCGCCTTAGACGGGTATTTATTCTGCGGGTAGGTGAAAAAGGAAGCCCGCCCAATGGTCCCGGCTGAGGCTGGCGTCCAGACAAAGGCGCGTGTCCCATGCAAACCCGGCTTTGGTGAAGAGCTCACGGGCGGCGGCCTCGGTGATGCGGTAGACCGTGCGCCGGATTCGGTCGTTACCTACCTTGGGAAAATGGGTTCGTGGCGATAATCCTTCCTGCATGATGGCCAGGAAATAACCACCTGGAACCAGCAGGCTACGGATTATTTCCCCGGCCAAAGGCAGGGATTCAGGCGAGAGATGGATCAGAGAGCCACTGGCGAATATTCCGTCAAAAGGCCCAAAGTTCGCATCCAGATTCAGAAAATCCATGACGTGGAAGTCGGCTTTCGGGACGCGTTCCCGGGCCACGGCAACGGATGCGGGGCTGATGTCGATCCCGGTTACTTGTGCACCTTCCAGGACCAGGCGCCGTGATTCATGTCCTGTGCCGCAACCCAGATCCAGGACCCGCGGGGTTGACCCCATGCGGGCGATAAAGTCGCGAATAACCGGCAAAAGAACGGGATTGGCATACCATTCATCGGCCGTGGTTGGGCCCGTTTCGTCGTAGTATTGGATGATGTCGCTTTTTTTCACGGTTTGTCTGCGAGTAGGGCCGTAGCCCCTTGGCACGGAACCATTTTTTCCACCCGTATTATACCAAAACCACGCCCTTACGGCAAGTTAACAGTTGCAAACCTCTTTTGTGCGCAGGCAATTGAGAATAATAAAATTTCCGGGTTGACCTTTTTTTGCGGCGGTTTCATAATCGTTTAAGGCAAAAGGCAGGTCTTTCAGTTGCAGGTAAAAAATCGGGAGGGTGAACGGTTATGAAAAAAATGAATTTTCTCTACGCGGGCATTGTGTTGGTTGTTGCGGGTTTCCTGGTGCGGGCAATCGGGTTGCCTCCGCAGGAGGCGACTTCGCTGGATATTGCCTCAAATATCGTGTTTGTGTTGGGCGTGTTAATGATATTGATCGGCGTGGTCCTTGAAGAGAAAAAGAAGCGCAGAGCGAAACGCGAACAGGACTGACAGGACCTCGGGATTCGGGTGCACCCGGCTGTGCCGTCCGGAATAATCACGGGTGAAATGGATCTGCCAGGATCGCGGATTAAGCGGCTTCGCCGTCCCATCCGGCCAGCCGGGCCAGGAGCCACCAGAATGCCCTGGCCTTGAGACGGCAACTCTCCAAAATGGTGTGACCCGCTTCATCACCATGATAGCGGGGGTGTTCACAGGGCACGCCGTTTTCAATATGCTGTTCACCGTTGTACCAACAGTCCAGGTCCGCAAAATCAAACAAGACCTTGTCATTTTCTCGACAGAAATCGCGAATCTGTTCGTTGCGGTCGAAACGGTTCCGTTCCGTAGACTGGGCGTTGCCGGTCATGTAGACAAAAGTCACATGGGGATACTCGCTTTCCAGTTGGGAAATGGCATTCAGATATTGGCGGGTTTCTTCAGTGGTAAAATAATCCAACTGGCTGCACCAGGCCCAGCCGGATACTTCAACGGCAAAACGGTCCAGCACGCGGCGCGTAAGGTTCAGGCCGTCGTCTCCCTGCCAGTATAATTCCGGCGTTACGTAGGTTTCGCACCAGTCCCCCATCTGACCGTCCATCAAGCGCAGATAGCGGTTATCCTCGGGTACCCGGCAATAATCCGGAAAGAAGGCCAGTTCGGGAAATGCAGCATCGAGGAGTTCTAGGCCAACAGTGATCTGGGAACCGTGGGACGTGTGTGCGTAGTGCACGCGCACGGTTCCCCGTACGGCTTGGATCCACTGCGCAGGAATCCGGCTAATATCAGTATGTCGGTGGTCAACAACAATGGCGGCGCTCTCAGAATCGTCCGGGTCGTCGTTAACGGGTGGGGGAAAGGAGCGCTCCACGGCTTTGCAGCCGGCCAGAACCAACATAACGGTTAACGCAGTCAGGGACGCAATTCTGCTCACGCAGGCCTCCTTCAGGAGAATGGTTTCCAATTAATAGCATACTAAATCCGAAGCGGATATCTCAGGATAGGTCCCGGCAAAAATGGTTTTATCGACGGGTGCGGCGGTGAGTGGCTGGAGAAGAAGAGGAAAAGTAGCGTTGTCCTTCGGGTGTCAGGCGCACGTACCAGTTCCAGTCTTCGCTGCGGGTTTCCAGCAGGCCGCGTTTTTCCGCTGCTTCCATCAACTTGCGCATTTTTGAGAAACCGTACTCGCGGATGTCGATGCGGTTGTTTTTCATTTCCTGGGCCACGATAGAGTAGCCCACCCAGTCCGCGTCGTCCTTGTCCTCGCTCTTGTGAATGGTTTCCAGCAGGTTGTATATGATGAAGGGGAGGCGGATGCGGGGGTCACCGTTGGGACTCTCTCCGGGGGTGATGCGCACCACCATTTCATTGGCGGCTGTTTCCAGGTGCAGTTGGGGATCCCGGTCCACGGCTTTGAGCACAAACGACTTCCAGGAACGGAAACCCAGGCGCCGTTCATCGAAATTCGGATTCAACAACTTGACACGGACCTTGAGGGGACCGAGCAGGGCGGGTTTCTTGCTCTTTTCCATGAACTGGGCCGCTTCCTTCAGCAAGGCAACGGCTTCCTCCATGGACAAACGCGTGGTCTCGGACTCTTCTCCCCCGGATTCGTCCAGGGTGTCCGGAATCAGGTCGCGGTAATCTTTGTAGGAATCGGCCAGCATTAAGAGGTCTTCGCTGGCGCTTTTGGAATCGCAGATAATGATGGTTTCGATTCCGTGTTTTCGCAGGCTGAGCAAAAGCGGGCGAAAATCGGCATCACCGGTGACAAGAACCAGATGACGGATGTGGGGATATTGAAAAATGAGTTCAATGGCGTGCGTGATGAGAGTGATGTCGGCGCTGTTTTTTTTTGACTTGGGCACGTGAATCATTTCAAAAGAATGATCCGCCAGGATCTCGGAAGATTTTTTCAGGTGGGTGCGTGTCCAGTCGCCGTAAGCCATGGCCACCGCGATACGACCTTTTTCACTGGAAAAATCCATGAGTCCGTTGATAAACATGGAATCGTGGTGGGGCGTAACGTTCTCCACGTCCCACAAAATGGCGATGGATTCGTTCATGGGTCTCTCCAGAATCTGAACTATAGGGGCATTGTACTCCCAAACGCCTTTGGATGCCAGTCCCTAGATTAGATTCATAAAAAGAGGCCGGATAACATGGGGAGCGAAAAGTTGGGTGCGGCAGGGGGGGGATCCTGCCGCACCCGGGGGGGAGGGAGTTATTTGAGAGAGATTTCTCGATTATTAGGTGTAAAAGAACACGAAGTACAGATGCCAGCTCGCGATTGGTGCAGCGCCAAGAAGTTCTCTTCTCCAATCATCAGATGGATTATAACCCAATGAGGTACACTTTGCAACAAAAAACGATAAAAAACTATCGAAAAAATAAAATTTTTTTGGGCGAATGATTTAAGATCAACGCGGGTCGGGTAATCATTACGGCGGGATCCCGGAGGGGAGGGGTTCTCCCCTCCGGGAGTGGATTTGAATTACGGCTTATATCTTGGTCTTGAAATCGATCTTGGCGGTCAGGTTGATATAAAAATCGCTGTCGTGCTTGATCCCGCTGTCACCCTCACCAAAAAATACGTACTTGACGTTGGGTGAGAACTGGATCATTTTATGGATTCTAAAGTTCATGCCAGCGATAACGAAGCGGGCCTTGGAGTTGGCGCATTCGATGGGCACGTAGCCGCCGGGGTTTTTGAAATTCTCGTTGGTCAGGTGGTCGTAGCGCACAAACAATTCAGACTTTTTGCTCATGTTCACCACGGCGAAGGCGGAGATGATGCCGTTGTTGGTGCTATCGCCGGTTTCCGGAGCAATGTCCAGGTAGTGGTAGCCCACGCCGAAGCGGCCCCAGTCGCCCTTCAGGCCGCCGAAGAGGGTCAGGTTGGTGTAGTCCTTGCCGTTGTCGGCCGCATAGTAGCCGTTCAGGTCCAGGAACAGGGATTTGGAGTCATAGCCGATACGGCCGTACACAGCCTTGCCCTTGTTGTCCTCGCCTTTGTTGGAGCCGTAGTTGCCGTACATAACGGTGTAGACCAGGCCGCTCTTGGTATTGCCCGTCAGGGCCACACCGAAATCCCGTGAGGAGGCGAATTTGAAAAAGTCTTGGGCGGTCTTCTCGATGTAGCGGTAGCCCCAGAACTTTTCGATGCGATCAAAGCTGGGGGGCTCAATGATGCCCATGATCAGCTGCAGGTCGCCTCCCAGCTTCCCGGCCAGATGGGCGTTTTTGATGTACGGATCCATGGTGCCCTCTTTAAAGGCGGGCGAATTCATCTCAAAGCGCACACGGGCCGACCAGCCGTTGCCCAGGTCGGTGTTGTAACCGAAATAGATGCGGCGCAGCCAGAAACCGTGTTGGCCGTCGATGGCGTCGTTGTGGTTGCTGCCGGTAATGTAATATTCGGGGAGTATGTATCCCTTGATGTCGTCGGCATGCCCCATGACGCTGAATGAAGCCAGCGAACAAAGCGCAATACAAAACAGGGTCACTTTTTTTAACATGATTCCTCCTGAAAAATGGATTTGAATGGATCGTAATCCCGGGAGATGAAGGTCCAATGAAATCAGGGTTAATTTAGGGTTAAACTTCAAAAACAAAATGGCTGAGTCGCCGAAAAGATGGCGGGGTATTGAGCGTCAGGAGGACGGTGCCAGGGGCAGGCGCACGGTGAAGGTGGTGCCGTGGTGGGGGGTGCTGTTTATGCTGATTTCGCCCTCGTGCAGCATCACGATATGCTTGACAATGGAAAGCCCCAATCCGGTGCCGCCGTTTTCCTTGGAGCGGGACGCATCCGCCACGAAAAAGCGTTCAAAAACCCGTTCCTGAAGGTCAGCGGGAATGCCGATTCCCGTGTCGCTGACTTCCAAAACCACATGAGAAGCTTCCGCCTTTAAGCGAACGGTTATGCCGCCGCTCTCCGTGTACTTGACCGCGTTGTCAAGCAGGTTGACCAGCATGTCTTCCAGGCGGGAGGAATCACCGTTGATCGGGGACATCTTATCGCAAAGGTCAAGCGTCAGCTTCAGGCCTTTCCGGTGAACGGCGGTTTCAAACATGCGTGCGGTATCTCGCACCAATTGCGAAAGAGAGACTTCCCGGGTATTCAGGCTGAAGCTCTTGTCTTCCATGCGGGAGAGGAGAAGCAGGTCCTGGATGATATGGATCATGCGATCGGCGTTGCGGCGGATGATTTCCAGGTAGCGCAGACCTTCCGACCCGCGGACCTCGGCTTCCAGGACTTCGAGAAAACCCTTGATGGAGGTCAGGGGGGTTTTCAGTTCATGCGAAACATTGCCCACAAAGTCACGTTTCATGGTCTCCAGTCGGCGGCGTTCGGTGATGTCCAGGAAAGTGACAACGAAATCACCTGTACCGGGAAGCAGGGTGAAGTTGACCAGGTAATTGCGGTCCGCCGATTCCATTTCCCGGGAGTGATTGCGCGGGGCGGCAATCAGGGATTGAATGGTTTGGTAAAATTCACTGCTGCGCAGTACTTCCCAGTACTTCTTGCCGGTGGGGGATTCATCGTCGACCAGTTTGTTGAAACTCAGGTTGGACATGAGCACGGTGCCGTCATGGGTGATCACGGCCAAAGCTTCGCGCATGGCGGCGAATATGGTCTCCAATTGTTTCCGTTGTTGGGCCATCTCATTAATCATATCGGATTGACGGCCGACCATGCGGTTGAAACTGGTGGCCAGCTCACCCAGTTCGCCCCCGTCAGAAACGTAAACCCGGGGTGTAAAGTCGCCCTCGGCTACTATGCGGGCGGCTTGGGCAAGGCTCTGGATCGGGCGTGAGATCCGCCGGGAATGGATATAGGTCAGCAACAGGGATAAGGGGAAAAGTGAAAGCAGGATGGCGGTAACGCGCACCTCGAGTTCATGTCGAAGGTTGCGGATGGATTCCATGGTCATACTGATTCGCAACACTCCCGCGATTTCCGATTCTAACTGCAGCGGCAGGGCGATATAGAGCGTATCCGCCATGATGGTGCGGCTGAAACGTTGCCGGCTCGAAGCATCGCCGGCCATGGCCTCGGATATTTCCGGCCGGTCGAGATGATTGTCCATGTTATCCGGCATGGCCTTGGAATCCGCCAGTACACTGCCGCCGGGAAGGATCACACTGATTCGCGCGTTTATGGATTTGCCCATCTGTTTGGCCCAGGCGTCCAGGACGCCCGGTTCTTTTGCCAGTTTTTCAATCACCGTGGGCTGCAGGGAAAGGCCCAGTCGTTGCAGATGATTCTGGAGATCGTTCTTGTGCCAGCGTTTCAAACTGGCAAAGGTAAAAACGGTGATCAGGGCTACGGCGCTGATCAATATGAGTGTACCGGTCCGGAACGTCTTTAAAAAGATGGTTTTTTTCATGGCTCGATCTTGTAGCCGACTCCACGCACGTTCTGGATCATGTCGCCGTATTTGCCCAGTTTGTCGCGCATGTTCTTGATATGCACGTCAATGGTGCGGTCGATAACAAACTTTTCGTCACCCCAGAGGCGGGACAACAGCTTTTCGCGGCTGAACACCCAGCCGGGGCGCTCAGCCAGGACACTGAGGATAATGAACTCTGTTCGGGTTAACTGGATCCTGTCTTTGCCGGCAATCACTTCATGGCGGTTCAGGTCGATCGAGAAGCGATCATTCACGGTGATGCGTGAAGCGCTGCCGCCGGTTTCGCTGAGGCTGCGGCGCAGCACCGAGCGGACTCGGGCCGTGAGTTCCTTGGTGGAGAAAGGCTTGACCATGTAGTCGTCTGCGCCCAGGTCCAAACCCCTCACGATATCGTCTTCTTCGCTTTTTGCGGTTAGCATCAGAATGGGGATATCTTCCCAGCGCCGGTTGGATTTGATTTTCTTGCAGATCTCAATGCCGCTGATATCCGGCAACATCAAGTCCAGCAGAACCAGGTCGGGGCGTTCCTCCTGCAAGTAATGAAAGAACGGTAAGGCGGCTGAAAAACTCTTCACCGTGAATCCCGCTTTCTCGAGGTGAACACGGATCAACTCTTGAATGTCCGGTTCATCCTCAATGGCGGCGATAACGGGTTGCTGATTGTCCATTGATTGATCTCCCCTGCGATTACTGAGTGCAACATAACCCAGAATGAAAGGTATCTCAAGTCTGTTAAGAAAATATGAAAAAACCGAGAAGAAGAGTTGAAAAGAAGGTGACCCACCTTCGCCAAGGCTTCGGCGGGCAGGCAGGCAGGGGTAGGTCGCGAACCGCCCGTGTGAGCGGCAAGAGGTAAATTAGTCGAAAGTTGAAAGCAATAAGGCAAACCCTTGTGATGCTTTTTTCAACCTTTAATATTCTGCGAGTTGCGCAGTGGCCAGGGGGGGGCTTTTTTATTCCTTATTCTTTATTCAGAGCCTGATGGGCAAGAGGCCAATGGCGAGTGGCAAGGTGACACGATGAAAAACTCTTTTTTACTTCTTACCTGCATTAGTCAACTCTTCAACTTTTATTCATCACTAACGGGTGGACCAGCCTCGCCGGGTAAGAGTCAAACCGGCTATGGTAAAGACCCAGATTGTGCAGACTGCGCTGAAAAGAGAGAAAAATACGACATAGGGGAAATCGCGGTGGCCTTCAATGCGGATGTAGTAAAGCATGTAGAAAAAGCCGAATAATACGGTATAAGCCAGGGCGCGGAACAGGAAAGAACTGTTGATCAAGCCGGAAAAGAGAAAAAAGTAAAACCAGATGAAGTGTAGCAGGATCAGCGAAATGGTAGTGGAGAATTCAAAAAACGGCAGAAAACGGTTGCCCCGGCGCCTGGGATTGAACATGAAACCGGAAAAAATCGCACTTTCGCGAATATTGCTGCGCGCCCAGCGGGTCAACATGCGCAGCATTTTTCCCGGCTTTTCCGGCACCACGGTGTGACAAACAGCGTTCTGCTGGTAGACGGTGCCCTGTCCGGAGCGCAGGATGTGGTTGGTCAGGCTGCGATCCTCGCCATAGGTGCACGACTGATTAAGGAAAGTCTGTTCCCGCCACTGGTCAATCACACCGGATAAAACGGAGCGTCGGTAAGCCGAAAAAGCGCCGGAAAGGCAGAGCACGTTTTTAAATGTGGTTTGGACGGCACGGGTGTAGTCAAACGCCATGGCGAAATGGGCGTTGAGCATGCGGGTAAAAATGTTGGCCCGGTAGTTGTCGATACGAATTCGACCCGTGGCCGCGGCGATTTCGGGTTTCAGGATAAGTGCCGCCAGGATGCCGCGTAAGGCGTTCGGTTCCAGTCGCGTGTCTGAATCAACAGTGACAAAAAAGGGCGTGTGACAAGATTGAAAGGCGTGGTAGATTCCTTCGC contains:
- a CDS encoding sodium/proline symporter, which gives rise to MEAQTTQILTVMIAYLSLLILWGLYQGRKVKTGSDYAIAGRNLPGWAGALSERATGESSWALLGLPGAAYATGLTEIWTAIGCVAGIITAWVAIAWRLRDEAEKYDVNTFTEYIAKKHREVGKKIRMVGSTTIVFFFFFYVGAQFLGGGKTLHTMFGIDPRLGMLVTALIIVPYTIYGGFRSVVYTDVIQAVVMITALVVGPIVGVIYIANHPGLFANSIGGALSAAGPSFNSLTGAASGFGAGIVIAAGFSWFFGYLGGQPQLSMRFMAIRSAHQARQARNIGIAWTIVAYIGALCLGWIGLAIFGPGGLKDQEYVMPAVILELFPPTIAAVLITGAIAAMISTADSLLILSATELSENLIKPARKQMGSKVDGLLYSRVITALLAIVALILAYFSPSKLIFTLVSYVWAGIGGTFSVVILLSLFWKRFHGRAALITIVVGMVFTIFWISSGLDKEITSRLLTFLVAGSTALVTTWFVPPRKKMD
- a CDS encoding class I SAM-dependent methyltransferase; its protein translation is MKKSDIIQYYDETGPTTADEWYANPVLLPVIRDFIARMGSTPRVLDLGCGTGHESRRLVLEGAQVTGIDISPASVAVARERVPKADFHVMDFLNLDANFGPFDGIFASGSLIHLSPESLPLAGEIIRSLLVPGGYFLAIMQEGLSPRTHFPKVGNDRIRRTVYRITEAAARELFTKAGFAWDTRLCLDASLSRDHWAGFLFHLPAE
- a CDS encoding NYN domain-containing protein, whose product is MNESIAILWDVENVTPHHDSMFINGLMDFSSEKGRIAVAMAYGDWTRTHLKKSSEILADHSFEMIHVPKSKKNSADITLITHAIELIFQYPHIRHLVLVTGDADFRPLLLSLRKHGIETIIICDSKSASEDLLMLADSYKDYRDLIPDTLDESGGEESETTRLSMEEAVALLKEAAQFMEKSKKPALLGPLKVRVKLLNPNFDERRLGFRSWKSFVLKAVDRDPQLHLETAANEMVVRITPGESPNGDPRIRLPFIIYNLLETIHKSEDKDDADWVGYSIVAQEMKNNRIDIREYGFSKMRKLMEAAEKRGLLETRSEDWNWYVRLTPEGQRYFSSSSPATHRRTRR
- a CDS encoding HAMP domain-containing protein, with the translated sequence MKKTIFLKTFRTGTLILISAVALITVFTFASLKRWHKNDLQNHLQRLGLSLQPTVIEKLAKEPGVLDAWAKQMGKSINARISVILPGGSVLADSKAMPDNMDNHLDRPEISEAMAGDASSRQRFSRTIMADTLYIALPLQLESEIAGVLRISMTMESIRNLRHELEVRVTAILLSLFPLSLLLTYIHSRRISRPIQSLAQAARIVAEGDFTPRVYVSDGGELGELATSFNRMVGRQSDMINEMAQQRKQLETIFAAMREALAVITHDGTVLMSNLSFNKLVDDESPTGKKYWEVLRSSEFYQTIQSLIAAPRNHSREMESADRNYLVNFTLLPGTGDFVVTFLDITERRRLETMKRDFVGNVSHELKTPLTSIKGFLEVLEAEVRGSEGLRYLEIIRRNADRMIHIIQDLLLLSRMEDKSFSLNTREVSLSQLVRDTARMFETAVHRKGLKLTLDLCDKMSPINGDSSRLEDMLVNLLDNAVKYTESGGITVRLKAEASHVVLEVSDTGIGIPADLQERVFERFFVADASRSKENGGTGLGLSIVKHIVMLHEGEISINSTPHHGTTFTVRLPLAPSS
- a CDS encoding response regulator transcription factor is translated as MDNQQPVIAAIEDEPDIQELIRVHLEKAGFTVKSFSAALPFFHYLQEERPDLVLLDLMLPDISGIEICKKIKSNRRWEDIPILMLTAKSEEDDIVRGLDLGADDYMVKPFSTKELTARVRSVLRRSLSETGGSASRITVNDRFSIDLNRHEVIAGKDRIQLTRTEFIILSVLAERPGWVFSREKLLSRLWGDEKFVIDRTIDVHIKNMRDKLGKYGDMIQNVRGVGYKIEP
- a CDS encoding glycosyltransferase family 2 protein, yielding MSTLYSKEAALVQQKRPVNWELLEPLFRIAVLVFGITVIWFAVRENIFFTWRAAEFSGTRGVILRYLLFISGLIFVSSLVVRTWLWFRYRPISAAAIPDSDWPHVTIAVPAYNEGIGVYRSLISIAESDYPPDRLHIIALDDGSQDDTWIHMQRAKDRFPGRIRLVRFNQNRGKREGIYHAFQSCHTPFFVTVDSDTRLEPNALRGILAALILKPEIAAATGRIRIDNYRANIFTRMLNAHFAMAFDYTRAVQTTFKNVLCLSGAFSAYRRSVLSGVIDQWREQTFLNQSCTYGEDRSLTNHILRSGQGTVYQQNAVCHTVVPEKPGKMLRMLTRWARSNIRESAIFSGFMFNPRRRGNRFLPFFEFSTTISLILLHFIWFYFFLFSGLINSSFLFRALAYTVLFGFFYMLYYIRIEGHRDFPYVVFFSLFSAVCTIWVFTIAGLTLTRRGWSTR